From a single Carassius auratus strain Wakin chromosome 38, ASM336829v1, whole genome shotgun sequence genomic region:
- the LOC113057033 gene encoding DDB1- and CUL4-associated factor 10-like isoform X3, whose translation MSSGQPSDSKEPRADLLREEEEEEESDEDRCSSRPTSPQAGRGGAGTQVSWELEAATDGGTGSGDRGSSAADSLFAWICKRTVRRGPFVDPARDNFRNMTRLYSSMSPATDSVNLSTQTHGAVFNLEYSPDGSVLTVACEQTEVLLFDPVSSRHIKTLVEAHEDCVNNIRFLDNRLFATCSDDTTIALWDLRKLNSKVCSLHGHASWVKNIEYDTHTRLLVTSGFDGNVITWDTNRFTEDGCPHKKFFHTRYLMRMRLTPDCSKMLISTSSGYLLILHDLDLTQSLEVGSYRILRSRRAPLSTEGSSAGSRSGGSRHTIDSKTHPHREGLSPRNSLEVLTPEIPGERDRGNCITSLQLHPKGWATLLRCSSNMDDQEWTCVYEFQEGAPPRPPVSPRCSLRLTHYIEEANVGRGYIKELCFSPDGRLICSPYGYGVRLLAFDEQCGELADCMPVRTALLREIRSIYSHSDVVLTSKFSPTHCQFASGCLSGRVALYQPHF comes from the exons ATGAGCTCGGGGCAGCCGAGCGACAGCAAGGAGCCGCGCGCAGACCTGCTtcgcgaggaggaggaggaggaggagagcgaTGAAGACAGGTGCTCCAGCAGACCAACCTCTCCGCAGGCGGGCCGCGGGGGCGCCGGGACACAGGTCAGCTGGGAGCTCGAGGCGGCCACGGACGGCGGGACAGGCTCGGGGGACAGGGGCTCGAGCGCTGCAGACTCTCTGTTCGCGTGGATTTGCAAGAGGACAGTGCGCAGGGGGCCGTTTGTAGACCCCGCGCGAGATAATTTCCGTAACATGACACGGCTTTATTCGTCCATGAGCCCGGCTACGGATTCGGTGAACCTCAGTACACAAACCCACGGAGCTGTCTTCAACTTGGAGTACTCGCCAGACGG gtcAGTTTTGACGGTTGCTTGTGAGCAGACAGAAGTGCTTTTGTTTGACCCGGTTTCTTCCAGACATATCAAAACACTGGTGGAGGCTCATGAGGACTGTGTAAACAACATAAG GTTTCTCGACAACCGGCTGTTTGCGACCTGCTCTGATGACACCaccattgcattgtgggatttgcGTAAACTGAACTCGAAGGTGTGCTCATTGCATGGCCACGCCAGCTGGGTCAAGAACATAGAGTATGATACTCACACTCGCCTGCTGGTGACGTCAGGATTTGACGGAAATGTCATCACATGGGATACCAACAG GTTCACAGAGGATGGCTGTCCGCACAAGAAGTTTTTCCACACACGCTATCTTATGCGAATGCGTCTGACTCCAGACTGCAGTAAGATGTTAATCTCCACCTCCTCTGGTTACCTGCTCATCTTACATGACCTTGATCTCACCCAGAGCCTTGAGGTCGGCAGCTACCGCATCCTACGGTCGCGCAGAGCTCCACTCAGCACAG AAGGTTCATCAGCAGGTTCTAGGTCAGGAGGTTCCCGTCACACCATTGACAGCAAAACCCATCCACACAGAGAGG GTCTGTCACCCAGAAACAGTCTTGAGGTTTTAACCCCGGAGATCCCGGGCGAGAGGGACCGTGGCAACTGCATCACCTCCTTGCAACTGCATCCCAAAGGCTGGGCCACATTGTTACGCTGCTCCAGCAACATGGACGACCAGGAG TGGACGTGTGTGTATGAGTTTCAAGAGGGAGCTCCGCCTCGACCTCCGGTGTCTCCTCGCTGCTCTCTGCGTCTCACACACTACATCGAGGAGGCTAATGTTGGACGGGGCTACATTAAGGAGCTGTGCTTCAGTCCGGACGGCCGGCTCATCTGCTCGCCGTACGGTTATGGCGTGCGCTTGCTGGCGTTCGATGAGCAGTGTGGCGAGCTGGCAGACTGCATGCCTGTGCGGACGGCTCTGCTGCGGGAGATTCGCTCCATCTACTCTCACAGCGATGTGGTGCTCACCTCCAAGTTCTCACCCACTCACTGTCAGTTCGCATCGGGCTGCCTTAGCGGACGCGTAGCTCTGTATCAACCACACTTTTAA
- the LOC113057033 gene encoding DDB1- and CUL4-associated factor 10-like isoform X4 yields the protein MSSGQPSDSKEPRADLLREEEEEEESDEDRCSSRPTSPQAGRGGAGTQVSWELEAATDGGTGSGDRGSSAADSLFAWICKRTVRRGPFVDPARDNFRNMTRLYSSMSPATDSVNLSTQTHGAVFNLEYSPDGSVLTVACEQTEVLLFDPVSSRHIKTLVEAHEDCVNNIRFLDNRLFATCSDDTTIALWDLRKLNSKVCSLHGHASWVKNIEYDTHTRLLVTSGFDGNVITWDTNRFTEDGCPHKKFFHTRYLMRMRLTPDCSKMLISTSSGYLLILHDLDLTQSLEVGSYRILRSRRAPLSTGSSAGSRSGGSRHTIDSKTHPHREGLSPRNSLEVLTPEIPGERDRGNCITSLQLHPKGWATLLRCSSNMDDQEWTCVYEFQEGAPPRPPVSPRCSLRLTHYIEEANVGRGYIKELCFSPDGRLICSPYGYGVRLLAFDEQCGELADCMPVRTALLREIRSIYSHSDVVLTSKFSPTHCQFASGCLSGRVALYQPHF from the exons ATGAGCTCGGGGCAGCCGAGCGACAGCAAGGAGCCGCGCGCAGACCTGCTtcgcgaggaggaggaggaggaggagagcgaTGAAGACAGGTGCTCCAGCAGACCAACCTCTCCGCAGGCGGGCCGCGGGGGCGCCGGGACACAGGTCAGCTGGGAGCTCGAGGCGGCCACGGACGGCGGGACAGGCTCGGGGGACAGGGGCTCGAGCGCTGCAGACTCTCTGTTCGCGTGGATTTGCAAGAGGACAGTGCGCAGGGGGCCGTTTGTAGACCCCGCGCGAGATAATTTCCGTAACATGACACGGCTTTATTCGTCCATGAGCCCGGCTACGGATTCGGTGAACCTCAGTACACAAACCCACGGAGCTGTCTTCAACTTGGAGTACTCGCCAGACGG gtcAGTTTTGACGGTTGCTTGTGAGCAGACAGAAGTGCTTTTGTTTGACCCGGTTTCTTCCAGACATATCAAAACACTGGTGGAGGCTCATGAGGACTGTGTAAACAACATAAG GTTTCTCGACAACCGGCTGTTTGCGACCTGCTCTGATGACACCaccattgcattgtgggatttgcGTAAACTGAACTCGAAGGTGTGCTCATTGCATGGCCACGCCAGCTGGGTCAAGAACATAGAGTATGATACTCACACTCGCCTGCTGGTGACGTCAGGATTTGACGGAAATGTCATCACATGGGATACCAACAG GTTCACAGAGGATGGCTGTCCGCACAAGAAGTTTTTCCACACACGCTATCTTATGCGAATGCGTCTGACTCCAGACTGCAGTAAGATGTTAATCTCCACCTCCTCTGGTTACCTGCTCATCTTACATGACCTTGATCTCACCCAGAGCCTTGAGGTCGGCAGCTACCGCATCCTACGGTCGCGCAGAGCTCCACTCAGCACAG GTTCATCAGCAGGTTCTAGGTCAGGAGGTTCCCGTCACACCATTGACAGCAAAACCCATCCACACAGAGAGG GTCTGTCACCCAGAAACAGTCTTGAGGTTTTAACCCCGGAGATCCCGGGCGAGAGGGACCGTGGCAACTGCATCACCTCCTTGCAACTGCATCCCAAAGGCTGGGCCACATTGTTACGCTGCTCCAGCAACATGGACGACCAGGAG TGGACGTGTGTGTATGAGTTTCAAGAGGGAGCTCCGCCTCGACCTCCGGTGTCTCCTCGCTGCTCTCTGCGTCTCACACACTACATCGAGGAGGCTAATGTTGGACGGGGCTACATTAAGGAGCTGTGCTTCAGTCCGGACGGCCGGCTCATCTGCTCGCCGTACGGTTATGGCGTGCGCTTGCTGGCGTTCGATGAGCAGTGTGGCGAGCTGGCAGACTGCATGCCTGTGCGGACGGCTCTGCTGCGGGAGATTCGCTCCATCTACTCTCACAGCGATGTGGTGCTCACCTCCAAGTTCTCACCCACTCACTGTCAGTTCGCATCGGGCTGCCTTAGCGGACGCGTAGCTCTGTATCAACCACACTTTTAA
- the LOC113057033 gene encoding DDB1- and CUL4-associated factor 10-like isoform X1: MSSGQPSDSKEPRADLLREEEEEEESDEDRCSSRPTSPQAGRGGAGTQVSWELEAATDGGTGSGDRGSSAADSLFAWICKRTVRRGPFVDPARDNFRNMTRLYSSMSPATDSVNLSTQTHGAVFNLEYSPDGSVLTVACEQTEVLLFDPVSSRHIKTLVEAHEDCVNNIRFLDNRLFATCSDDTTIALWDLRKLNSKVCSLHGHASWVKNIEYDTHTRLLVTSGFDGNVITWDTNRFTEDGCPHKKFFHTRYLMRMRLTPDCSKMLISTSSGYLLILHDLDLTQSLEVGSYRILRSRRAPLSTEGSSAGSRSGGSRHTIDSKTHPHREGKPLICEGLSPRNSLEVLTPEIPGERDRGNCITSLQLHPKGWATLLRCSSNMDDQEWTCVYEFQEGAPPRPPVSPRCSLRLTHYIEEANVGRGYIKELCFSPDGRLICSPYGYGVRLLAFDEQCGELADCMPVRTALLREIRSIYSHSDVVLTSKFSPTHCQFASGCLSGRVALYQPHF; encoded by the exons ATGAGCTCGGGGCAGCCGAGCGACAGCAAGGAGCCGCGCGCAGACCTGCTtcgcgaggaggaggaggaggaggagagcgaTGAAGACAGGTGCTCCAGCAGACCAACCTCTCCGCAGGCGGGCCGCGGGGGCGCCGGGACACAGGTCAGCTGGGAGCTCGAGGCGGCCACGGACGGCGGGACAGGCTCGGGGGACAGGGGCTCGAGCGCTGCAGACTCTCTGTTCGCGTGGATTTGCAAGAGGACAGTGCGCAGGGGGCCGTTTGTAGACCCCGCGCGAGATAATTTCCGTAACATGACACGGCTTTATTCGTCCATGAGCCCGGCTACGGATTCGGTGAACCTCAGTACACAAACCCACGGAGCTGTCTTCAACTTGGAGTACTCGCCAGACGG gtcAGTTTTGACGGTTGCTTGTGAGCAGACAGAAGTGCTTTTGTTTGACCCGGTTTCTTCCAGACATATCAAAACACTGGTGGAGGCTCATGAGGACTGTGTAAACAACATAAG GTTTCTCGACAACCGGCTGTTTGCGACCTGCTCTGATGACACCaccattgcattgtgggatttgcGTAAACTGAACTCGAAGGTGTGCTCATTGCATGGCCACGCCAGCTGGGTCAAGAACATAGAGTATGATACTCACACTCGCCTGCTGGTGACGTCAGGATTTGACGGAAATGTCATCACATGGGATACCAACAG GTTCACAGAGGATGGCTGTCCGCACAAGAAGTTTTTCCACACACGCTATCTTATGCGAATGCGTCTGACTCCAGACTGCAGTAAGATGTTAATCTCCACCTCCTCTGGTTACCTGCTCATCTTACATGACCTTGATCTCACCCAGAGCCTTGAGGTCGGCAGCTACCGCATCCTACGGTCGCGCAGAGCTCCACTCAGCACAG AAGGTTCATCAGCAGGTTCTAGGTCAGGAGGTTCCCGTCACACCATTGACAGCAAAACCCATCCACACAGAGAGGGTAAGCCTTTAATATGTGAGG GTCTGTCACCCAGAAACAGTCTTGAGGTTTTAACCCCGGAGATCCCGGGCGAGAGGGACCGTGGCAACTGCATCACCTCCTTGCAACTGCATCCCAAAGGCTGGGCCACATTGTTACGCTGCTCCAGCAACATGGACGACCAGGAG TGGACGTGTGTGTATGAGTTTCAAGAGGGAGCTCCGCCTCGACCTCCGGTGTCTCCTCGCTGCTCTCTGCGTCTCACACACTACATCGAGGAGGCTAATGTTGGACGGGGCTACATTAAGGAGCTGTGCTTCAGTCCGGACGGCCGGCTCATCTGCTCGCCGTACGGTTATGGCGTGCGCTTGCTGGCGTTCGATGAGCAGTGTGGCGAGCTGGCAGACTGCATGCCTGTGCGGACGGCTCTGCTGCGGGAGATTCGCTCCATCTACTCTCACAGCGATGTGGTGCTCACCTCCAAGTTCTCACCCACTCACTGTCAGTTCGCATCGGGCTGCCTTAGCGGACGCGTAGCTCTGTATCAACCACACTTTTAA
- the LOC113057033 gene encoding DDB1- and CUL4-associated factor 10-like isoform X2 yields the protein MSSGQPSDSKEPRADLLREEEEEEESDEDRCSSRPTSPQAGRGGAGTQVSWELEAATDGGTGSGDRGSSAADSLFAWICKRTVRRGPFVDPARDNFRNMTRLYSSMSPATDSVNLSTQTHGAVFNLEYSPDGSVLTVACEQTEVLLFDPVSSRHIKTLVEAHEDCVNNIRFLDNRLFATCSDDTTIALWDLRKLNSKVCSLHGHASWVKNIEYDTHTRLLVTSGFDGNVITWDTNRFTEDGCPHKKFFHTRYLMRMRLTPDCSKMLISTSSGYLLILHDLDLTQSLEVGSYRILRSRRAPLSTGSSAGSRSGGSRHTIDSKTHPHREGKPLICEGLSPRNSLEVLTPEIPGERDRGNCITSLQLHPKGWATLLRCSSNMDDQEWTCVYEFQEGAPPRPPVSPRCSLRLTHYIEEANVGRGYIKELCFSPDGRLICSPYGYGVRLLAFDEQCGELADCMPVRTALLREIRSIYSHSDVVLTSKFSPTHCQFASGCLSGRVALYQPHF from the exons ATGAGCTCGGGGCAGCCGAGCGACAGCAAGGAGCCGCGCGCAGACCTGCTtcgcgaggaggaggaggaggaggagagcgaTGAAGACAGGTGCTCCAGCAGACCAACCTCTCCGCAGGCGGGCCGCGGGGGCGCCGGGACACAGGTCAGCTGGGAGCTCGAGGCGGCCACGGACGGCGGGACAGGCTCGGGGGACAGGGGCTCGAGCGCTGCAGACTCTCTGTTCGCGTGGATTTGCAAGAGGACAGTGCGCAGGGGGCCGTTTGTAGACCCCGCGCGAGATAATTTCCGTAACATGACACGGCTTTATTCGTCCATGAGCCCGGCTACGGATTCGGTGAACCTCAGTACACAAACCCACGGAGCTGTCTTCAACTTGGAGTACTCGCCAGACGG gtcAGTTTTGACGGTTGCTTGTGAGCAGACAGAAGTGCTTTTGTTTGACCCGGTTTCTTCCAGACATATCAAAACACTGGTGGAGGCTCATGAGGACTGTGTAAACAACATAAG GTTTCTCGACAACCGGCTGTTTGCGACCTGCTCTGATGACACCaccattgcattgtgggatttgcGTAAACTGAACTCGAAGGTGTGCTCATTGCATGGCCACGCCAGCTGGGTCAAGAACATAGAGTATGATACTCACACTCGCCTGCTGGTGACGTCAGGATTTGACGGAAATGTCATCACATGGGATACCAACAG GTTCACAGAGGATGGCTGTCCGCACAAGAAGTTTTTCCACACACGCTATCTTATGCGAATGCGTCTGACTCCAGACTGCAGTAAGATGTTAATCTCCACCTCCTCTGGTTACCTGCTCATCTTACATGACCTTGATCTCACCCAGAGCCTTGAGGTCGGCAGCTACCGCATCCTACGGTCGCGCAGAGCTCCACTCAGCACAG GTTCATCAGCAGGTTCTAGGTCAGGAGGTTCCCGTCACACCATTGACAGCAAAACCCATCCACACAGAGAGGGTAAGCCTTTAATATGTGAGG GTCTGTCACCCAGAAACAGTCTTGAGGTTTTAACCCCGGAGATCCCGGGCGAGAGGGACCGTGGCAACTGCATCACCTCCTTGCAACTGCATCCCAAAGGCTGGGCCACATTGTTACGCTGCTCCAGCAACATGGACGACCAGGAG TGGACGTGTGTGTATGAGTTTCAAGAGGGAGCTCCGCCTCGACCTCCGGTGTCTCCTCGCTGCTCTCTGCGTCTCACACACTACATCGAGGAGGCTAATGTTGGACGGGGCTACATTAAGGAGCTGTGCTTCAGTCCGGACGGCCGGCTCATCTGCTCGCCGTACGGTTATGGCGTGCGCTTGCTGGCGTTCGATGAGCAGTGTGGCGAGCTGGCAGACTGCATGCCTGTGCGGACGGCTCTGCTGCGGGAGATTCGCTCCATCTACTCTCACAGCGATGTGGTGCTCACCTCCAAGTTCTCACCCACTCACTGTCAGTTCGCATCGGGCTGCCTTAGCGGACGCGTAGCTCTGTATCAACCACACTTTTAA